The Anabrus simplex isolate iqAnaSimp1 chromosome 1, ASM4041472v1, whole genome shotgun sequence genome window below encodes:
- the LOC137496918 gene encoding uncharacterized protein: protein MNRSHLKRYIVDEMLHSEGHTVLRLPPYHSFFNAIEFVWSVAKQYYNKTVASRPGHGLDRATAVWKESLDQVTAEMWRNEVKHTEKKIVEFYNNEVRGLPEVEELVIHHGSSESEEEDEEDEEEEEERREAEELAVPL from the exons atgaatcgaagtcacttaaagag gtacattgttgacgagatgctgcacagtgaaggccatactgtcttacgacttcctccataccactcatttttcaatgccatcgaatttgtatggtctgtggcaaaacagtattataacaaaacagtggcttcaagacctggtcacggattggacagagctacagctgtgtggaaagaatctcttgatcag gtgacagcagagatgtggagaaatgaagtaaaacacactgagaagaagattgtcgagttctacaataatgaggtgagaggtcttcctgaagtggaggaactagtcattcatcatggaagcagtgaatcggaggaggaagatgaagaagatgaagaagaagaagaagaaagaagagaagccgaggagttagctgtaccattgtaa